From the genome of Pseudomonas sp. Teo4, one region includes:
- a CDS encoding IS110 family transposase, with protein sequence MAMQVSKLIVGVDVAKAELVIHHDGSDELSKLKNAKPEIKRWLKQQPRNTAIAVEATNVYHLDLVELAHGAGLEVYVIDGFQLSNYRKSVGGRVKTDPSDARLLSRFLRNEGEDLRPWSPPPAVYGKVQSLLRRRAALVAARTAMTQSWANESLLKSAFEAFVKSIDRLDLLIQKKLKEVLREAGLQEQVARCQAVEGIGFLTATALVMAFVRGEFRSSDAYIAFLGMDLRVNDSGQTNGRRRLTKRGCSEIRRLLHNAAMAASRSSAWKDVYEHHRNSGKATTQALVILARKLARVAFALMKNQDEYVTKGGKLAC encoded by the coding sequence ATGGCAATGCAGGTAAGCAAGTTGATCGTGGGTGTGGATGTTGCGAAAGCGGAACTGGTTATTCATCACGACGGTAGTGATGAACTGAGCAAACTGAAAAACGCAAAACCCGAGATCAAGCGGTGGCTCAAGCAACAGCCCCGCAATACTGCCATCGCCGTTGAGGCGACAAATGTCTACCACTTGGACTTGGTCGAGCTAGCCCATGGTGCGGGTCTTGAAGTCTACGTAATTGATGGTTTTCAACTGAGTAATTACCGGAAAAGTGTTGGGGGGCGAGTCAAAACCGACCCTTCCGATGCCAGGCTGTTGTCTCGTTTTCTAAGAAATGAAGGCGAGGATCTTCGTCCGTGGAGTCCGCCACCCGCTGTCTACGGCAAGGTTCAGAGCCTACTTCGACGTCGGGCTGCCTTGGTGGCCGCCCGGACCGCAATGACTCAGAGCTGGGCTAACGAAAGTCTGCTGAAAAGCGCCTTCGAGGCGTTCGTCAAATCGATAGACCGTTTGGATCTGTTGATACAAAAAAAACTTAAAGAAGTGCTCCGCGAAGCCGGACTGCAAGAACAAGTTGCCCGTTGCCAAGCAGTGGAAGGTATTGGCTTTCTTACCGCCACGGCATTGGTCATGGCCTTTGTTCGAGGCGAGTTCAGAAGCAGCGACGCTTACATCGCATTTCTGGGAATGGACTTGCGAGTGAACGACTCGGGACAGACGAACGGACGTCGTCGCCTGACCAAGCGGGGATGCTCTGAGATCCGTCGCTTGCTGCACAACGCGGCAATGGCTGCGAGCAGGTCATCGGCTTGGAAAGATGTTTACGAGCATCATCGAAACAGCGGCAAAGCAACCACTCAAGCCCTGGTCATCCTGGCCCGTAAACTCGCTCGTGTAGCATTCGCCCTGATGAAAAATCAGGACGAATACGTCACTAAAGGCGGGAAACTGGCTTGCTGA
- a CDS encoding ABC transporter permease translates to MKTTPLETSGSTPVRRGGNYFGLGSYLGLAGALLAMIVLFSLLSSHFWSYATFSTLANQIPDLMVLAVGMTFVLIIGGIDLSVGSVLALAASTVSVAILGWGWSVLPAALLGMAIAALAGSITGAVTVAWRIPSFIVSLGVLEMARGLAYQFTDSRTAYIGDAYAWFSNPMAFGISPAFIIALLVIVAAQLVLTRTVFGRYLIGIGTNEEAVRLAGIDPRPYKVLVFALMGLLAGLAALFQISRLEAADPNAGSGLELQVIAAVVIGGTSLMGGRGSVISTFFGVLIISVLAAGLAQIGASEPTKRIITGAVIVIAVVLDTYRSRRASRRN, encoded by the coding sequence ATGAAAACCACACCCCTCGAAACCTCGGGCAGCACACCTGTGCGTCGCGGCGGCAACTATTTCGGCCTGGGCAGCTACCTGGGCCTGGCCGGCGCCTTGCTGGCGATGATCGTGCTGTTCTCGTTACTCAGCAGCCACTTCTGGTCCTACGCCACCTTCAGCACCCTGGCCAACCAGATTCCCGACCTGATGGTGCTGGCAGTGGGCATGACCTTCGTGCTGATCATCGGCGGCATCGACCTGTCGGTGGGCTCGGTGCTGGCGCTGGCGGCCTCGACGGTCAGTGTGGCGATTCTCGGCTGGGGCTGGTCCGTGCTACCCGCCGCCTTGCTCGGCATGGCCATCGCGGCACTGGCGGGCAGCATCACCGGCGCTGTCACCGTGGCCTGGCGCATTCCGTCCTTCATCGTCTCCCTCGGCGTGCTGGAGATGGCTCGGGGTTTGGCCTACCAGTTCACCGATTCGCGCACCGCCTACATCGGCGACGCCTACGCCTGGTTCTCCAACCCGATGGCCTTTGGCATTTCGCCGGCCTTCATCATCGCCCTGCTGGTGATCGTGGCGGCCCAGCTGGTGCTGACCCGCACCGTGTTCGGACGCTACCTGATCGGCATCGGCACCAATGAAGAAGCCGTGCGCTTGGCCGGTATCGACCCGCGTCCCTACAAGGTTCTGGTGTTTGCCCTGATGGGGCTGCTGGCCGGGCTGGCTGCGTTGTTCCAGATCTCGCGCCTTGAGGCTGCCGACCCCAATGCAGGCTCGGGCCTTGAGTTGCAGGTGATTGCCGCCGTGGTCATCGGTGGCACCAGCCTGATGGGCGGGCGCGGTTCGGTCATCAGTACCTTCTTCGGTGTGCTGATCATCTCGGTGCTGGCCGCGGGGCTGGCGCAGATCGGCGCTTCGGAACCCACCAAACGTATTATCACCGGGGCGGTCATCGTCATCGCCGTGGTGCTCGACACCTACCGCAGCCGACGCGCAAGTCGGCGGAACTGA
- a CDS encoding asparaginase, whose amino-acid sequence MNAALKTFAPTALALLLALPTIASAKEVEAQQKLANVVILATGGTIAGAGASAANSATYQAAKVGVDKLIAGVPELAGLANVRGEQVMQIASESISNDDLLKLGKRVAELADSKDVDGIVITHGTDTLEETAYFLNLVEKTDKPIVVVGSMRPGTAMSADGMLNLYNAVAVASDKQSRGKGVLVTMNDEIQSGRDVSKSVNIKTEAFKSAWGPMGMVVEGKSYWFRLPAKRHTVNSEFDIKQISSLPQVDIAYGYGNVTDTAYKALAQNGAKALIHAGTGNGSVSSRVVPALQELRKNGVQIIRSSHVNQGGFVLRNAEQPDDKNDWVVAHDLNPQKARILAMVAMTKTQDSKELQRIFWEY is encoded by the coding sequence ATGAATGCTGCACTGAAGACCTTCGCCCCCACCGCACTCGCCCTGCTGCTGGCCCTGCCGACCATCGCCTCGGCGAAGGAAGTCGAAGCCCAACAGAAACTCGCCAACGTGGTCATTCTCGCCACCGGCGGCACCATTGCCGGCGCAGGCGCCAGCGCCGCCAACAGCGCCACCTACCAGGCCGCCAAGGTAGGCGTCGACAAGCTCATCGCCGGCGTGCCGGAACTGGCCGGGCTGGCCAATGTGCGTGGCGAGCAGGTGATGCAGATCGCCTCGGAAAGCATCAGCAACGACGACTTGCTGAAGCTGGGTAAACGGGTCGCGGAACTGGCCGACAGCAAGGACGTCGACGGCATCGTCATCACCCACGGCACCGACACCCTGGAAGAAACCGCCTACTTCCTCAACCTGGTGGAAAAGACCGACAAACCGATCGTGGTGGTCGGTTCCATGCGCCCAGGTACCGCCATGTCCGCCGATGGCATGCTCAACCTGTACAACGCCGTGGCCGTGGCCAGCGACAAGCAGTCGCGCGGCAAAGGCGTGCTGGTGACCATGAACGACGAGATCCAGTCCGGACGTGATGTGAGCAAGTCGGTCAACATCAAGACCGAAGCCTTCAAGAGCGCCTGGGGCCCGATGGGCATGGTGGTCGAAGGCAAATCGTACTGGTTCCGCCTTCCGGCCAAGCGCCACACCGTCAATTCGGAGTTCGATATCAAGCAGATCAGCAGCCTGCCACAGGTGGACATCGCTTACGGCTACGGCAACGTGACCGACACGGCCTACAAGGCACTGGCACAAAACGGCGCCAAGGCGCTGATCCATGCCGGTACCGGCAATGGCTCGGTCTCGTCGCGGGTGGTGCCAGCCTTGCAGGAGCTGCGCAAGAACGGTGTGCAGATCATTCGTTCGTCCCACGTCAACCAGGGCGGTTTCGTGTTGCGTAACGCCGAACAGCCGGACGACAAGAACGACTGGGTCGTGGCCCACGACCTGAACCCACAGAAGGCGCGCATCCTGGCCATGGTGGCAATGACCAAAACCCAGGACAGCAAAGAGCTGCAGCGGATCTTCTGGGAGTACTGA
- a CDS encoding DinB family protein encodes MEPLSHHLLTQAYNNGWANHRLYKACLQLTQDEFVAPRCSFFPSIKATLNHLLTVDWFYLHMLECEQRGETPVLDAERFFEPEQPFATCADLHAEQAQADHRLISYCQGLRDDQLGRYVNIARPERMQREPRLRLLSHLFEHQIHHRGQVHAMLSDTAVRPPQLDEFFLEEEAGLRAVDFAELGWTEAQVWSR; translated from the coding sequence ATGGAGCCGTTGTCGCATCATCTGCTGACCCAGGCCTACAACAATGGTTGGGCCAACCACCGCCTGTACAAGGCTTGCCTGCAACTGACCCAGGACGAATTCGTCGCCCCCCGTTGCAGCTTCTTCCCGTCGATCAAGGCCACCCTCAACCACCTGTTGACGGTGGACTGGTTCTATTTGCACATGCTCGAATGCGAGCAGCGCGGTGAAACACCGGTCCTGGATGCAGAGCGCTTTTTCGAGCCGGAACAACCCTTCGCCACCTGCGCCGACCTGCACGCCGAACAGGCCCAGGCCGACCATCGACTGATCAGCTACTGCCAAGGGTTGCGCGATGATCAGCTGGGCCGTTACGTGAATATTGCCCGCCCCGAGCGAATGCAGCGCGAACCGCGGTTACGCCTGTTGTCACACCTGTTCGAACATCAGATTCATCATCGTGGTCAGGTGCACGCGATGCTTAGCGATACGGCGGTGCGGCCACCGCAGCTGGATGAGTTCTTCCTGGAGGAAGAAGCTGGGTTGCGGGCGGTGGATTTTGCCGAGCTTGGCTGGACTGAAGCGCAAGTCTGGTCGCGTTAG
- a CDS encoding sugar ABC transporter substrate-binding protein: MKLPFTGRLLALAVASTLSLTLPLSAAHAEEAPKVALVMKSLANEFFRTMEDGAKAYQKEHPGEFELVANGIKDETDTGNQIRIVEQMIATGAKALVIAPADSKALVPVVKKAMDAGITVVNIDNRLDPEVLKSKGISVPFVGPDNRKGARLVGDYLANEKLKAGDQVGIIEGVPTTTNAQQRTAGFKDAMEAAQMKIVSVQSGNWEIDKGNAVAASMLNEYPEIKALLAGNDSMALGAVSAVRAAGKTGQVQVVGYDNINAIKPMLKDGRVLATLDQAASQQAVYGIQAALKMLKGEKPDVDADNVIQTPVELITQP; encoded by the coding sequence ATGAAGCTGCCGTTCACCGGTCGTCTGCTGGCCCTCGCTGTCGCCTCCACGCTGTCCCTCACATTGCCGCTGTCCGCCGCCCACGCCGAAGAAGCGCCCAAGGTTGCCTTGGTGATGAAGTCGCTGGCCAACGAGTTCTTCCGCACCATGGAAGACGGCGCCAAGGCTTACCAGAAGGAGCACCCAGGCGAGTTCGAGCTGGTGGCCAACGGCATCAAGGACGAGACCGACACCGGCAACCAGATCCGTATCGTCGAGCAGATGATCGCCACCGGTGCCAAGGCGCTGGTGATTGCGCCGGCCGACTCCAAAGCGTTGGTGCCTGTGGTGAAAAAGGCCATGGACGCCGGTATCACCGTGGTCAATATCGACAACCGCCTGGACCCGGAAGTGCTCAAGAGCAAGGGCATCAGTGTGCCCTTCGTAGGGCCTGACAACCGCAAGGGTGCCCGTCTGGTCGGCGACTACCTGGCCAATGAAAAACTCAAGGCCGGCGACCAGGTCGGCATCATCGAGGGCGTGCCCACCACCACCAACGCCCAGCAGCGTACCGCCGGCTTCAAGGACGCCATGGAAGCTGCGCAGATGAAGATCGTCTCGGTGCAGTCCGGCAACTGGGAAATCGACAAAGGCAACGCGGTTGCCGCCTCCATGCTCAACGAATACCCCGAGATCAAGGCCCTGCTGGCGGGTAACGACAGCATGGCCCTGGGCGCAGTGTCGGCGGTGCGTGCCGCCGGCAAGACCGGCCAGGTGCAAGTGGTCGGCTACGACAACATCAATGCAATCAAACCGATGCTAAAAGATGGCCGCGTACTCGCCACCCTCGACCAGGCCGCCAGCCAGCAAGCGGTGTACGGCATCCAGGCGGCGCTGAAAATGCTCAAGGGCGAGAAGCCGGATGTGGATGCCGACAACGTCATCCAGACCCCGGTTGAACTGATCACCCAGCCTTGA
- a CDS encoding LacI family DNA-binding transcriptional regulator translates to MATIKDVAALAGISYTTVSHVLNKTRPVSEQVRLKVEAAIAELDYVPSAVARSLKARSTATIGLLVPNSVNPYFAELARGIEDACERNGYCVILCNSDDDPQKQRSYLRVLLEKRVDGLVVASVGEDSDLLQSLAGVRTPMVIVDRELEGVDADLVRIDHEQGAYLATVHLLELGHRDIAYIGGPAETGVSQLRLAGFRRAMAQVQAQVEPGRVLHCDFTSPGGHAAAAALLDGTRPTAIFAGNDMIGFGVLRAAAERNINVPGELSVIGFDDIELSRYVYPALTTVGQSIRELGENAAALLLSRIATPRQGASEQRIVAPRIVARESTGPRPDLFNDYR, encoded by the coding sequence ATGGCAACCATCAAAGACGTCGCGGCACTCGCAGGTATTTCCTACACCACGGTGTCCCATGTACTGAACAAGACCCGACCTGTCAGTGAGCAGGTGCGGCTGAAGGTCGAGGCGGCGATCGCCGAACTCGACTATGTGCCCAGTGCAGTGGCGCGTTCGCTCAAGGCGCGCAGCACGGCGACCATCGGGCTGCTCGTGCCCAACAGCGTCAACCCTTATTTCGCCGAGTTGGCGCGGGGTATCGAGGACGCCTGCGAGCGCAATGGTTACTGCGTGATCCTGTGTAACTCCGACGACGACCCGCAGAAGCAGCGCAGCTACTTGCGCGTGCTGCTGGAAAAACGCGTCGATGGCCTGGTGGTGGCGTCGGTGGGCGAGGACAGCGACCTGCTGCAGAGCCTCGCCGGTGTGCGCACGCCAATGGTCATCGTCGACCGCGAGCTGGAGGGCGTCGATGCCGACCTGGTGCGCATCGACCACGAACAAGGTGCGTACCTGGCGACCGTGCACCTGCTCGAGCTTGGCCATCGCGATATTGCCTACATTGGTGGCCCGGCAGAAACCGGTGTCAGCCAATTGCGTCTGGCTGGTTTCCGCCGTGCCATGGCGCAAGTGCAGGCGCAGGTCGAGCCTGGCCGTGTCCTGCACTGCGACTTCACCAGCCCTGGCGGCCATGCGGCGGCGGCAGCGCTGCTCGACGGCACCCGCCCCACGGCGATCTTTGCCGGCAACGACATGATTGGCTTCGGTGTGCTACGTGCCGCAGCCGAGCGCAATATCAACGTGCCGGGAGAGCTTTCGGTGATCGGGTTCGATGACATCGAGCTGAGCCGTTACGTGTATCCGGCGTTGACCACTGTCGGCCAGTCGATCCGCGAGCTGGGTGAAAACGCCGCGGCGCTGCTGCTGTCGCGCATTGCCACGCCACGCCAGGGCGCCTCGGAGCAGCGCATCGTGGCGCCGCGCATCGTGGCCCGCGAGTCGACCGGGCCACGCCCGGACCTGTTCAATGATTACCGCTAA
- a CDS encoding alpha/beta hydrolase: MLRATALALACLMTGPALAAETPTYGKQLEGFQYPYPLKHFDFNSQGQRLQMGYMDVPAKGQANGRSVVLMHGKNFCAATWETTIDALSQAGYRVIAPDQVGFCTSSKPAHYQYSFQQLADNTHALLDQLGVKQAVILGHSTGGMLATRYALMYPQQVERLAMVNPIGLEDWKALGVPYRTVDQWYQRELKLDAEGVRNYERKTYYAGRWKPEYERWVQMLVGLNKGPGHEVVAWNSALIYDMIFTQPVYHEFKDLKMPTLLLIGDQDTTAIGSDIAPPDVKAKLGHYKVLGPQVAKMIPQGELVTFAGLGHAPQIEEPEQFHKALIGWLGR, translated from the coding sequence ATGCTGCGCGCAACCGCCCTGGCCCTGGCCTGCCTGATGACCGGCCCGGCCCTCGCTGCCGAAACGCCCACCTACGGTAAACAGCTCGAAGGCTTCCAGTACCCCTACCCGCTCAAGCATTTCGACTTCAACTCCCAGGGGCAGCGCCTGCAGATGGGCTACATGGACGTGCCCGCAAAAGGCCAAGCCAATGGCCGCAGCGTGGTGCTGATGCACGGCAAGAACTTCTGCGCCGCCACTTGGGAAACCACCATCGATGCCCTGAGCCAGGCGGGTTACCGGGTCATTGCCCCCGACCAGGTCGGTTTCTGCACTTCCAGCAAGCCGGCTCACTACCAGTACAGCTTCCAGCAATTGGCCGACAACACCCACGCTCTGCTTGATCAACTGGGCGTTAAGCAAGCCGTCATCCTTGGCCACTCCACTGGCGGCATGCTCGCCACCCGTTATGCGTTGATGTATCCGCAACAGGTCGAGCGCCTGGCGATGGTCAACCCCATTGGCCTCGAGGACTGGAAAGCCCTGGGTGTGCCTTACCGGACGGTCGACCAGTGGTACCAACGTGAGCTCAAGCTCGATGCCGAAGGCGTGCGTAATTACGAGCGCAAGACCTACTACGCCGGGCGCTGGAAGCCCGAGTACGAGCGCTGGGTGCAGATGCTGGTGGGCCTGAACAAAGGGCCGGGGCATGAAGTGGTTGCGTGGAACTCGGCGCTGATCTACGACATGATCTTCACCCAGCCGGTGTATCACGAGTTCAAGGACCTGAAGATGCCGACGTTGCTGCTGATCGGCGATCAGGACACCACGGCCATCGGCAGCGATATCGCACCGCCGGATGTGAAAGCGAAACTGGGCCACTACAAGGTGCTGGGGCCGCAGGTGGCCAAGATGATCCCGCAGGGTGAACTGGTGACGTTCGCCGGGCTTGGGCATGCGCCGCAGATCGAGGAGCCAGAGCAGTTTCACAAGGCGCTGATCGGCTGGCTGGGGCGTTGA
- a CDS encoding sugar ABC transporter ATP-binding protein codes for MSASAHEVVLVARGLGKTYAQPVLGDVCLSLRGGEVLALTGENGAGKSTLSKLISGLEVPTTGQMTYRGQAYAPGSRNEAERLGVRMVMQELNLLPTLTVAENLFLDNLPSRFGWVSQKRLRQLATAAMAQVGLDAIDPDTPVGELGIGHQQMVEIARNLIGDCRVLIFDEPTAMLTAREVELLFVQIERLRQRGVAIVYISHRLEELQRVAQRIVVLRDGKLVCDEPIQRYSSAELVNLMVGRELGEHIDLGRRTLGAPLLKVDKLCRGDKVQDVSFQVRAGEIFGISGLIGAGRTELLRLIFGADRADSGSIAIGQPLKVVTIDSPKAAVQAGIALITEDRKGEGLLLSQSISANVALGNYGVVSRAGVLDGDAENALAERQINAMRIRSAGPAQAVGELSGGNQQKVVIGRWLERDCQVLLFDEPTRGIDVGAKFDIYGLLAELARQGKALVVVSSDLRELMLICDRIAVLSAGRLIDTFERDHWRQDQLLGAAFSGYQKRDAMLHDAAPRTDA; via the coding sequence ATGTCAGCATCGGCCCATGAAGTGGTGCTCGTTGCCAGGGGGCTGGGCAAGACCTATGCCCAGCCAGTGCTCGGCGATGTCTGCCTGAGCCTGCGTGGGGGGGAAGTGCTGGCCCTGACTGGTGAAAACGGCGCGGGCAAGAGCACCCTGTCCAAGCTCATCAGCGGCCTGGAGGTGCCCACCACCGGGCAGATGACCTACCGTGGCCAGGCCTATGCGCCTGGCAGCCGCAACGAGGCCGAGCGTCTGGGCGTGCGCATGGTCATGCAGGAACTCAACTTGCTGCCGACCCTGACCGTGGCCGAGAACCTGTTCCTCGACAACCTGCCCAGTCGTTTCGGCTGGGTCAGCCAGAAACGCCTGCGCCAACTGGCCACGGCGGCCATGGCCCAGGTGGGGCTGGACGCCATCGATCCAGATACCCCGGTCGGGGAACTGGGCATCGGCCACCAGCAGATGGTTGAAATCGCACGCAACCTGATCGGCGATTGCCGTGTGCTGATCTTCGACGAACCTACCGCCATGCTCACCGCGCGCGAAGTAGAGCTGTTGTTCGTGCAGATCGAACGCCTGCGTCAGCGCGGCGTGGCCATCGTCTACATCTCCCACCGCCTCGAAGAGCTGCAGCGCGTGGCACAGCGCATTGTCGTGCTGCGCGATGGCAAGCTGGTGTGCGATGAGCCCATCCAGCGCTACAGCAGTGCCGAGCTGGTCAACCTGATGGTGGGGCGGGAGCTGGGCGAGCACATCGACCTTGGGCGCCGCACCCTGGGCGCGCCGTTGCTTAAAGTCGACAAGCTGTGTCGGGGCGACAAGGTGCAGGACGTGTCGTTCCAGGTCAGGGCAGGGGAGATCTTCGGTATCTCCGGGTTGATCGGTGCGGGTCGTACCGAACTGCTGCGCCTGATCTTCGGTGCCGACCGGGCCGACAGTGGCAGCATTGCCATCGGCCAGCCGCTCAAGGTGGTGACCATCGATTCGCCCAAGGCCGCCGTGCAGGCGGGCATCGCGCTGATTACCGAAGACCGCAAGGGGGAAGGCCTGCTGCTGTCGCAGTCGATCAGCGCCAACGTCGCTTTGGGCAACTACGGCGTGGTTTCCCGTGCCGGGGTACTCGACGGCGACGCCGAAAATGCCCTGGCCGAGCGGCAGATCAACGCCATGCGTATCCGCAGTGCCGGCCCGGCCCAGGCAGTCGGCGAACTGTCCGGTGGCAACCAGCAGAAAGTGGTGATCGGCCGCTGGCTGGAGCGTGACTGCCAGGTGCTGCTGTTCGACGAGCCAACCCGCGGTATCGACGTCGGCGCCAAGTTCGACATCTATGGCCTGCTGGCCGAGCTGGCGCGCCAGGGCAAGGCCTTGGTGGTGGTGTCCAGCGACCTGCGCGAGCTGATGCTGATCTGCGACCGGATCGCCGTGCTGTCCGCCGGGCGGCTGATCGACACCTTCGAGCGCGACCATTGGCGTCAGGACCAGCTCCTTGGCGCGGCCTTCTCCGGCTACCAGAAACGTGACGCAATGCTGCACGATGCAGCTCCCAGGACGGATGCATGA
- the zapE gene encoding cell division protein ZapE encodes MHPDPQTLYQQALNDHGYVPDPAQAQAAVALQACFESLRQGQRAQGIYLWGPVGRGKTWLMDLFHRCLQVPARRQHFHHFMAWVHQRLFQLNGTADPLHALARELATQIRVLCFDELFVSDIGDAIILGRLFQVLFDQGVVIVATSNQPPDQLYRDGFNRERFLPAIAAIQRHMQVLSVAGEQDHRLHPGAARQRYWVAEAGGSSALVQVFDQLSPDDPGTDQPLTLGSRQIAVVRRSDRAIWCRFADLCEQPLAAMDFMALCDRFSAILVEGIPALGGEQRAGRIARGTEDGAARVEAGDRELPMLSPKDDAVRRFIALVDECYDRRVALYLEAQVPLEALYTQGYLAFPYQRTLSRLREMQLQRFA; translated from the coding sequence ATGCACCCAGATCCGCAAACCCTCTACCAGCAGGCCCTCAACGACCACGGCTATGTTCCGGACCCTGCCCAGGCCCAGGCTGCCGTCGCCCTGCAGGCGTGTTTCGAAAGCCTGCGGCAAGGCCAGCGCGCCCAGGGCATCTACCTCTGGGGCCCGGTCGGGCGCGGCAAGACCTGGCTGATGGACCTGTTCCACCGCTGCCTGCAGGTACCCGCCCGGCGGCAGCACTTTCACCATTTCATGGCCTGGGTGCACCAGCGCCTGTTCCAGCTCAATGGCACCGCCGACCCGCTGCACGCCCTGGCCCGTGAACTGGCCACGCAGATCCGCGTGCTGTGCTTTGACGAACTGTTCGTCAGCGACATAGGCGATGCGATCATCCTGGGTCGTCTGTTCCAGGTGTTGTTCGATCAGGGCGTGGTCATCGTCGCCACCTCCAACCAGCCACCGGATCAGCTCTACCGCGATGGCTTCAACCGCGAGCGCTTCCTGCCGGCGATTGCCGCCATCCAGCGGCACATGCAGGTGCTGTCGGTGGCCGGCGAGCAGGACCACCGTTTGCATCCCGGGGCTGCGCGGCAACGTTATTGGGTCGCCGAGGCAGGCGGCAGCAGTGCCCTTGTGCAGGTTTTTGATCAGCTCAGCCCGGACGACCCGGGCACGGACCAACCTCTGACCCTGGGCAGCCGCCAAATTGCTGTGGTACGGCGCAGCGACCGGGCGATCTGGTGCCGCTTTGCCGACCTTTGCGAGCAACCCTTGGCCGCCATGGACTTCATGGCCTTGTGTGACCGCTTTTCAGCCATTCTTGTGGAGGGCATTCCGGCTCTGGGTGGCGAGCAGCGGGCGGGGCGTATTGCCCGAGGTACCGAGGATGGCGCGGCACGGGTCGAGGCCGGTGATCGCGAGCTGCCGATGTTGTCGCCCAAGGACGACGCGGTGCGCCGCTTCATCGCGTTGGTCGATGAGTGCTATGACCGCAGGGTGGCCTTGTACCTGGAAGCGCAGGTTCCGCTCGAAGCGCTCTACACTCAAGGGTATCTGGCGTTCCCGTACCAACGGACCCTTAGCCGGCTACGGGAGATGCAACTGCAACGCTTCGCCTGA
- the rbsK gene encoding ribokinase — translation MQAKVVVVGSLNMDLVARAERLPRPGETLAGESFFTVPGGKGANQAVAVARLGGSVAMVGNVGDDAYGQQLRQALEVEGIDCQAVKVCDGVSSGVALITVDAASQNCIVIIPGGNGLLTPQAVQQFDALLQAAEVIICQLEVPADTVAWTLARGRELGKCVILNPAPATGPLPAAWLPHIDYLAPNESEAEALTGEPVSDLDSARRAGERLLQLGAGKVIVTLGAQGALLVTSQGSRHFPAPKVKALDTTAAGDTFIGGFAAGLVRGLKEDEAIAFGQRAAALSVTRAGAQPSIPYLKEL, via the coding sequence ATGCAGGCCAAGGTAGTGGTGGTCGGAAGCCTCAACATGGACCTGGTTGCTCGTGCCGAGCGTTTGCCACGCCCCGGCGAAACGCTGGCCGGCGAGTCCTTTTTCACCGTGCCTGGGGGTAAGGGTGCCAACCAGGCCGTGGCCGTGGCGCGACTGGGCGGCAGTGTGGCCATGGTCGGCAACGTCGGCGATGACGCCTATGGCCAGCAGTTGCGCCAGGCGCTGGAGGTCGAAGGTATCGATTGCCAGGCAGTCAAGGTCTGCGACGGCGTTTCCAGCGGCGTGGCGCTGATTACCGTGGATGCCGCCAGCCAGAACTGCATCGTCATCATTCCCGGCGGCAACGGCCTGCTGACGCCGCAGGCGGTGCAGCAGTTCGATGCGTTGCTGCAGGCCGCCGAAGTGATCATCTGCCAGCTCGAGGTACCGGCTGACACTGTGGCCTGGACCCTTGCCCGCGGGCGTGAGCTGGGCAAATGCGTAATTCTCAACCCCGCCCCGGCCACCGGCCCATTGCCAGCGGCGTGGTTGCCCCACATCGACTACCTGGCGCCGAATGAAAGCGAGGCCGAGGCCCTGACGGGCGAGCCGGTCAGTGACCTCGACAGCGCCCGGCGTGCCGGTGAGCGGCTGCTGCAGCTGGGTGCTGGCAAGGTGATCGTGACGCTGGGCGCGCAGGGCGCCTTGTTGGTCACCTCGCAAGGCAGCCGGCATTTTCCGGCGCCCAAGGTCAAGGCGTTGGATACCACTGCGGCCGGCGATACCTTCATCGGTGGCTTTGCCGCCGGGCTGGTGCGAGGCCTCAAGGAAGACGAGGCGATTGCCTTCGGTCAGCGCGCGGCGGCGTTGTCCGTCACCCGTGCGGGGGCGCAGCCGTCCATCCCGTATCTCAAGGAGCTGTAA
- the rbsD gene encoding D-ribose pyranase, with translation MKKTALLNVALSRTIAGLGHGDILVIGDAGLPVPPGVELIDLALTPGIPDFASVLRTVLSEMQLERYVLAEEMLDVAPPALAEVAKLPLDRRQLVSHDEFKVLSRQAKAVVRTGECKPYSNIALVAGVTF, from the coding sequence ATGAAGAAGACCGCATTGCTCAACGTTGCCCTGTCGCGCACCATTGCAGGGTTGGGGCATGGCGACATTCTGGTGATCGGCGATGCTGGATTACCTGTGCCGCCGGGCGTCGAGCTCATCGACCTGGCGCTGACGCCGGGTATTCCGGATTTTGCCAGTGTGCTGCGCACCGTGCTGAGCGAGATGCAGCTTGAGCGCTATGTGCTGGCCGAGGAAATGCTGGATGTGGCCCCACCTGCGCTGGCCGAAGTGGCAAAGCTGCCGCTGGATCGGCGTCAGTTGGTGTCTCACGACGAATTCAAGGTGCTCAGCCGCCAGGCTAAGGCCGTGGTGCGTACCGGGGAGTGCAAGCCGTACAGCAACATCGCCCTGGTAGCCGGCGTTACCTTCTGA